CCAAGTTCTGGGACCTGTTTAACTTGTCCATCATTATATTTCCAGTGTCAAGAACTGCAATTGCTACATTGGAAGGTCCGAGGTACATGTATTACACTCCCCACCCTCCCGTACACCCTACTGTCCAATTTACTTAACCATGATAATGACTGACAATAGAAAACTCAAAAACCTCAAATCACTGAGTGAAAAAATATAggttatatataaaaaagagaatCCATAGTGTAATCCAATTTAATAAgattaatgaataaatggatattaAAAATGATGTCTGTCAAAATGACACAGAATTGAGgtgatttttatattcttcattaTACTCTTCATATTAAGTTTCTGATATATTAGTATTAATTATATCAATATAAAGTACTAAGATGTAGTGTCAAGATAATCTGGAAAAACAATCTATTTTCCTTTTGGGAAAAAGAAGGCAAATCTAttacaatgaatgttggaatgTTCAAATAAATTGGCACTTCTCCCAATCTCTACTTTTCatgcttttaaatttattcaaaaCTTCCTGATAATCTATTGCAAGAGGGAATTACTCAATAGACTGTTACTGAAGGTTTAAAAACTCCAGGTAAATTAAACCTTTGGTAAATTTTAATACTTACCCTAAGTCCACCTTCTGGTGGGGGCCTGGATTCAGccatttgtttttctagtttttcctttttctttctcttttcttccacagACCGGACATCCAGAATGCCCCGAGATGCAGCCTTTAGAAAATGTATTAAGTGgtacagaaaaacaacaaaaatcagtaTTCAGTATCCAAAAGGTGTTtgttgcttttttggtttttctttggaGGTGAGGGGTTTTACCTTTGGTTATAAAGAACAAGATTATTTCTATAACAgctttatataaaacatattatcatttcttcattggatattttttccctaaatttctcATGTGTCAGTGTTTTATAAGGCATCATATAATCCCAAGGAAGAAAGTTATTAAAAGGGCATCTCACATTACAGAAGACATCTATAATTTTCAtgcattaaataatataaatgcatTAATATGAcctatagaaatatagaaatcattttgaaaaatgattaCATGTAAATTTACAGGTCATCAGACACCATTTTCTTTAGCAATGCTAGTAATAAATAGAATGAAGTACCCAATTATCTACATGAGCAGAATTTTATTTCTACTCTTAcctctttctgtcttctctctgcagcctctgcaagctttgctcttttctcttcctaaagaaaacatgtcaaaaaaatgttttaaaataaaatgaaaaattaccaTGGATAATTTATATCTTAGAGATAATATAACcgatttacaaaaatatttagtaCTTGTTCAAAATGTCCCACTAAGACTGCCACTATTTACAATGTTTGTGAAATACTTAACTTcctgaatttcattcttctaattGATAGGTCTTCAAATAAGGACAAGATAAgacacatatacataatatatattacatatgcatatatatatatattcaggttagcctataaaataattcatttgcttttttttttaaaggtcttacaAGCTAGTCAGGGCAATAATACAACAAATATCATTTAATAAGGCGAAGGAAGGAAATAAGTGGTTTGAAGTAGGCTGGTATTTTCAGGAAATGTTCACGAATGAAATGGGCTAATCTCATTGTGTAGGACATGAAGCCCTGAAGAGAATTTGTAAGAGGTACTGCTCCATGTTGGGAAACAGTAGATACTACTTTTATACCACGTATTGCTACTATTAACAATTATAagttataaattcttaaaatacataagacagtaaacaattcTCTTGGCAGCTGTGTTAATAGCTCCTTTGTTTTTCATACCACAATAcatacattcattcatccactggaCAAATAGTTACTGAGCAGTTATCATTCCTCAGGAACTTTTCTAGGTGCTGAGGTTGCAGCAATGAAAAAAACACAGACAAACATTTCCATACACATGGAACTTACATTCCTATGAGGGGGACTCAGGTAAATATAATCAAGTAAATACATGTCTGTTAAATAGTAGTAAGTGcttccagaaaatataaagatgagtacggtggaaaagaaatggaaggatgaGTGGGTGGTGTAGTAGGGGATCTATTTTAGTTAGGGTGGTCCCCAATAAGCTCCAAAGATAAAATGACATTCAAGTAGTGAGCCATGCGTTTATCTGTGGCGATGAGGGGCAGGGCTTAACAAATGCTAGTATATTGGTATTTTACTAACAGCCATATAAACAAAGTTAACAACACTTAAAAATAACCGTACAGGAAAGACCAGGTAAATTTTCCCCCATCGACTTCCAGGCTGAAGAGTCCTGTACTTCCCTAAACAACTCAGTTCCTTCAACGAATTTTCAGATAGGAGAACAGAGGAATTTAGCTTTTCTGTCATCAACAACCTGTAAGGACTATTAATGTAAAGATACTGTTGTAAATAGAAAGCTACAAAAAGTATAAATGGATTGTACCACCCACCACCTACTTAAGTAGGAATTTCATCTAGACAATGACTAATTTCTAGTGTAAGTGTGTCCCAAATATTACATGAggcacatctatttttttttaaatgtattctttttttaaatctaaaatttatctaaaaattctaatttaagTAACTTAAAAACAGTGGGCACCCGGCACTTTTACTGGCCAAACATGGATTACAAATTGTACCCTCTTTACGATGTAACATTCGtattcttttaaaaggaagaacctgagagagagaaatagtaaCGGGAAGTCATCGATTACTACGCTATCCAATGAAGCACAGGAGGAGCGTAAGAgcctttattgagcaccttcttTAAACAGTTGGTACAGACACAGGAAAACGCACATCTCCTAGAAGATTAAGCGCGCCGGGAGACGACGAGAGGAGCTCTTTCCGCACCCCGACTCCATCCACCGCACCGCCAAGAAGGGCCCGCGCACCGCACCGGCCGCGCACGCCTGCGTCTTACGAGCTCCCGATCTCGCCCAAGTCTGCGAAAGGTAAACACCGCGGTGCCGCCTGTGGGCAATTTTTTGTAACGGAAGTGGAGAGAGCGacgcggaggcggcggcggcggccgcggcggctcAGGTCCCGCCGCCTGACCCGGAGTCCCTGGGAGCGCGTCCCCACACACGTCTTCGCCACCAGACACCCACCCGCGGCCAGCTCGCCAGCCCGCGCCCCCGCTTCCAACGGCCCCGGTGCCCACAGCTCGGGGCCTCCTGGCGCGCCTCTCGGGAGAACAGGTGCGCGCGGCGCGGGTCGGCCACACGGGAACGGGGGGACATGGGGACGCGGCCTTACTCACTAGGTCCGGCGAGGGAGGCGCGGTCTCCCCCGGACAGGGAAAGCACAGCCCCATCGGGAGCGCGGCTGGGGGTCCCTTTCTGGGCCCGCCCCAGACCCGGCAGCGCCAACTGCGCGGTCAGATGAGCTTCCCAGGTTCGCAGCGCTCGTCCCGCCCCCACCCGGGACCTGCGCGTCGGCTCCGCTCCGCCCCGCCCCTCTGCGGCaacgcccctccccgcccccggctcCTCCCTGCCCCGCCTCCTCCCGAGGCTCCGCCCCTTCATCTCtccgccccgcccctgcctcgCACCACCTCCCTCAAGAGGAGACTCCCCACCGCtctcagccctgcccagccctgcccagcccagccttACAGCGCCTGGCCGGTCCCAGGCGGGCAGACAAGGCCTCCCTGTGAGGAAAAGCCTTCTGctttggggcagagagagagatgcggAGAGAGAAATAGATATACCGTATTCATTTGTCAGTGGacacaggagagagaaatagatATACCGTATTCATTTGTCAGTGGACACATTAAGTTGTTTCCCTACGTTGCTATTGTAAtagctgcaatgaacatggggttACAAACATCTTATTATGATAATGCTCTCTTCCTTTTGACCTTATACCCAAAAATGGGATTCCTGAATCATGTATATGgtagttttaattttagtttctaaGGATTCTCTATATTTTCCATATGGCTTTACCAGTTGACAGTTCCAGCAAGAGCgcacagggttcccttttctccacatccttgccagcaatTATCTCGTCTTTTTGGAAACAGACATAACAGGTGTGAcctgatacctcattgtggttttgatttgcatttccctgataattgaTGTTGAGCACCATTTCATGGACCTGTTGGTCGTTCATATGTtgttggaaaaatgtccatttaggttctttgcccatttttaaaaattggtcgtttttttttttgctcttgagttgtaggatttacttgtatattttagatattaacccatTATTGGgtacataatttacaaatattttctcccattccgtaggtagccttttcattttgtttgtagtttcctttgctgtgcagaaggttttttagtttgatatagccccacttgtttatttttgctcttgttgccTTTGCTGTTGTTGTCAAATCCAAAGTATCACTAAGaacaatgtcaaggagcttactgcttATGCTTTCTTCTAGTTTTCTGGTTTCAGGACTTATGTTCAAGTTTTCAATCCATTTGacttgatttttgtgtatggtgttaagaagtccatttctgttcttttgcatgtggctgtgaagtttttccaacaccatttcttgaagaggcTACTCTTTTCCCATTGTGCCTTCTAGgatcctttgtcaaaaattaactgAACATATGTATGTGGATTTAtctctgggctttctattctgctccattgatgtttatgtctgttttttatgCCAAACTGAACTGCTTTGATTCTAAACCCTtggtaatatagtttgaaattaggaaaTGTGATGATTGTAGCCTTGTTCTTAAGATTGCATTGGCAATTCATAttctttgtggttctatacaaattttaggatgtttttctatttctgtgaaaaatgacattggaattttgatagggattgcattgtatctgtagattgcttttggtagtatggacattttaacaatattaatgctGATCTTTGAACATGggatattttcccatttatttatttcccatttatttcccCATATATTCCCATTTTCCATAAACATTGATTGCTTTCTATCTCTATAGGTTGATTATATTTCTAGAGTTCCAGATAAATGGAATATCGTATGTGCTTTatctttccattaaaataaagtttttaaagttcATCTGTGTAATTGTGTGTAAGTTCCTAAAGCCAGCATATTAACAAACAGTATTGGTTTCTatagtgtacaatatagtgatttggcAACTCTGTATAATACTCCATGCTCATCAGATAAGTAACTatacatttttttagttttttttgaagattttttttttttttaatttacttgagggagagagaatgggagcGGGGAGGTAGGGGTAGGGAGATGGGAGAGCGGGGaggtagggggagggagaggaagagagagaatcccaagcagactccatgctgagcacagggccccgtgcggggctggatcccataactccaaaatcatgacctaagcctaaaccAAAAgccagtgcttaaccaactgagccacccaggtggcctgatATACAACATTTGAAAAATCGGTTTTTCTATCTGTGGACTTAATGGGCTGTTTGCACTTTCAGGCTGTTATGAACAAAGCTCTATACGGTCATGTACAATTCTTTGTCTGAGCATGTTTATTTCACTTCAGTGAACAACTGAGTGGAATAACTGGGTCATATTTCACATGTATGGAAAACTGTTAGGAATTTTTTTTGTAAGTTATGGTGCTTTTGCCATTTCCATAGCAATGATGTAAGTAAGAAAGTACCAATTGCTTCTTATTCTGGCCAAAGTTGGTactagcagcttttttttttttttttttttttttggtaccatcAGCTTTTTAAGTTTCACAAATTCAAATGGGTGTAGAGTGGTATTAATTTGAATTTACCACATTTTCATGTACATCTTGGctatttgaatatctttttagAAATAGTTAAAATCTTTTGTCCACTTTATGGAAAGTTTATATTCTATAATTAGTTCTAAAACCTTTTTTTGATTGTGTGTGTTGTGTCTGTGACCAAAGTACATATTATCACTTCAATCCTATGAAATCCACCTGGAGTTACTTTATGGCCCAGTAGATGGTCTATTTTATTGTCTCATGGTGTACTTTAAAAGTATATGTGTTCTGTTTATATTGGGGTATTCTTTAAGTATCAGTAAGGTAATTGGCtggtaattttaatttaattttctcatccATTTCTAAGAGAGGAATGTTTATATTTCAgttataattgtggatttgtctgttcTTTGAATTCTTCCAGTCCAGTTTTTGCTTAACATATTTTGATGCTCTGTTATTGAGTGCATatgtttatgattattattttgtgTGGACCTTTTATCACTATAAAATGTACATCGAGCTCCAATAATATGACTTGTTCAGATAACCAACTTATGTTTTTAATATAGCCATTTTAgctttcttaagatttttgttttcattctatatatttaattttaaacctATTAACATTTATATCAAAATGTGTTTTGAATAGTTTGTAGTTCTTTTTGCATTTCAAAAATCCAGTTTGACAGTCTCTGTCTGTTGGGGGAAATTTTTCTATGGGTCtttcatgtttctgttttgtaagcaaaggttttaatattttttattctagactgtcttttcaaggatgtttgtaCAATAAGCAAACTTGGAAGATATATTCTCCTCTGGAGCAGGTTTGTTTGCTGTCTAGCATAATAGAGATTATGTCTCCTCCAGAGCAAAAGTTGGGTAGGTTTGCTAGTAACCCCTTATAGAAGATTGGGGCTTCCTTAGCTGTGATACAAACCCACTGTTTGCACAGCATCCACCTGGGCCTACCTGCCCTCCATGGGACTTGGGAGTCAAAGGAAACCAATGTGAGCATGCACTTGAAGTAACAAAGTCCTTTGTTTTCTGCCAGCATCTATGAAAGTATGGTAGTCTAACCTGTTATATTGcggaaataaaattgaaaatcctTCACAATTCTCGCTACTTCCTTTAGTTGGAATGTTTAGGCCATTTGCATTTAATGTAGCTATTGATCAGTTTGGGATCGATCATCTtgccatttgttttattttcaaatctgttctttttttcttcttctttggatGAATTTTCAGCATTCCATATTTATCTTCACAAGTAGCTATATCTCTTTGGGTATGTGTCAGTTTCTCTAGTATTTACAGTATGTATCCTTAACATCTGAGTCTCCCTTCAAACAATATACTTTTTTGTGTAAAATATAAGCTTTCAAGGAATTGTATTTCCATCAGCCCTCTCCCACCCCTTATTGTTGCCATATATTTTTATCACTGCATGTTATTAATACCAAGATGTTAGGTTTGCTTAAAACAgtcaattattttataaattacaaattGGAATCCTTTCATATTTACACATATTTCATTTCCAGAGCTCTTCATTATTTCATGAAGATCCAAAAATTTATCtgatatcattttccttctgccgAAAGAACTTTATCCTGCAAGTCTGCTAGTGATATGCTTTTTTTGGTTCttctt
The genomic region above belongs to Neovison vison isolate M4711 chromosome 7, ASM_NN_V1, whole genome shotgun sequence and contains:
- the LOC122912790 gene encoding small VCP/p97-interacting protein gives rise to the protein MGLCFPCPGETAPPSPDLEEKRAKLAEAAERRQKEAASRGILDVRSVEEKRKKKEKLEKQMAESRPPPEGGLRWTVS